ATCGCGGGCAGGGCGAGGGTGACGTGGACGAGTACCGGCGCCCATACGTTCGGCAGCAGTTCCCGGAAGACGACGTGCCGCCGGCTCGCACCGAGGGCCCGGGCCGCCTCGACGAACTCCCGCTCGCGCAGGGCGCGTACGAGGGTGCGCAGCACCATCGCGAGCGGTACCCAGCCGAAGGCGGAGAAGACGAGGACGAGAACGGTGAACTGCATCCAGGCGGGTTCGTTCTCGTCGGGTCCGACGAAGCGGGTCTGGATGACCGGGCCCAGCGTGAGCAGGAGCAGCAGGGCGGGGAAGGCGAGCAGGACGTTGCAGACGAAGGTGAACGCCCTGTCGGCGAGGCCGCTGAGATAGCCCGCGGTCACGCCGACGACCACTCCGACGGCGGCGACCACGGCGACCGAGGCGAAGGCGATCAGCAGGGAGGTGCGGATGCCGTAGAGGAGCTGGGTGAGGACGTCCCGGCCGAGGCCCGGCTCGATGCCGAACCAGTACTGGGCGGAGATGCCGCCGTTGGGCAGCAGGGGAAGACCTTCAGGGCTCAGCAGGCCGGCCTCGTTCTGGCCGTAGCGCTCGGTGGGGTTCTTGCCGTAGAGGAGGGCGATGAGGGGCGCCGTGACGGCGAGGAGCACGAAGAACGCCACGACGCAGAGCGAGAGGATCCCGACTCGATCACGCCGGAACGCGTCCACCACCGATACCGCTGCCACGCTGCCGTACTCCCGACTTGCCTGGGGCGCACCGACTGTGGTGGAGCGCCCTGGATCGCACCGGAGCGGGGTTACCGCTCCGAACGTCGGACATTAGATCGAAAGATCCACACGGCTGCAACGCATCAGATTTCAAGGTGAATCGGCGATATTGCCTGCGATTACTGGAATGTTTCTCCGTTCATGCCGTCGCAACAGAGATGCTCACCAATCACCACGAATCACCCCATCGCGGGAGACGAGCATCACACCAGACCCAGCGACTCCAGCACGCGCCGCTGACTCGCCGAGGGCTTGGCCGGCCAGTAGAGGTAGCAGACACCACCCGTCCCGCTTCTGACCTTGCCGTTCGCGTCGTAGCGCTTGGTGCGGAGCCAGATGTTCTCCAAATGGGAGGGCGCCACCCACCACGCGACGCCCTCCCGCACAAACATGCAGGTCAGAGGCACGGACCGCGCGAGGCAAATCGAGCGCAGCTGACTCCGGGCCCCTCGCGGGAGCCTGGACCGTCGAGCGAGGACGACGAAGAAACCCCCGCTGGGGTCGCCCGGCGGGGGTTTCCGTTGCTTCAGGCCGTCGGGCCCGACGCGCAGTGGATCAGGGTCGGAAACCCTTCACGTACACCGCACTTCCGTGCGTGAAAGGGTCCGATTCCTCGACCTGGAATCCGG
This is a stretch of genomic DNA from Streptomyces sp. R44. It encodes these proteins:
- a CDS encoding ABC transporter permease; protein product: MAAVSVVDAFRRDRVGILSLCVVAFFVLLAVTAPLIALLYGKNPTERYGQNEAGLLSPEGLPLLPNGGISAQYWFGIEPGLGRDVLTQLLYGIRTSLLIAFASVAVVAAVGVVVGVTAGYLSGLADRAFTFVCNVLLAFPALLLLLTLGPVIQTRFVGPDENEPAWMQFTVLVLVFSAFGWVPLAMVLRTLVRALREREFVEAARALGASRRHVVFRELLPNVWAPVLVHVTLALPAIVTTEAALSFLGVGISEPIPDWGRMISRGSEVFYDDPTYMVFPGVSLLLFVLAVNLLGDAVRDAIDPHTVR